The proteins below come from a single Aegilops tauschii subsp. strangulata cultivar AL8/78 chromosome 6, Aet v6.0, whole genome shotgun sequence genomic window:
- the LOC109778743 gene encoding uncharacterized methyltransferase At1g78140, chloroplastic isoform X1 has protein sequence MAAIRSAAISAAAVVAPRGFGRRRCLVACLAAPARGALGVTASASASASGKMLPRSALHASASPASSTGAPDSDEAAAESLVEAELSKLACPICYYPLVSSIDHQSAPSKSDSSLECSTCKKLYSKDDYWDLTVAVGSTEYSETMPAATELFRTQLVSFLYERGWRQNFIWGGFPGLEKEFEMAKDYLKPTSGGIIIDASCGSGLFSRLFVKSELYCLVVALDFSENMLKQCKEFIKQENISDERLALVRADISRLPFVSGSIDALHAGAAIHCWPSPACAVAEISRVLRPGGIFVGSTFIADVLPPVIPLLRIGRPYIDQITGNNTFLSELELEDLCRACGLVNFTFVRNGFYIMFSATKAS, from the exons ATGGCGGCAATCCGCAGCGCGGCCATCTCCGCTGCCGCAGTCGTTGCGCCGCGCGGCTTTGGCAGGCGCCGTTGTCTTGTCGCCTGCCTCGCGGCGCCTGCACGAGGCGCATTAGGAGTcaccgcctccgcctccgcctccgcctccgggAAGATGCTCCCGCGCTCTGCCCTGCATGCCAGCGCCTCCCCCGCCTCCAGCACCGGGGCGCCCGACTCCGACGAGGCCGCTGCG GAATCTTTGGTGGAAGCGGAGCTGAGCAAACTCGCCTGCCCAATCTGCTATTACCCGCTCGTAAGCTCGATAGATCATCAGTCAGC GCCATCCAAATCCGATTCTAGCCTTGAATGTTCTACTTGCAAGAAATTGTACTCTAAGGATGATTACTGGGATCTGACTGTGGCAGTTGGTTCTACTGAGTACTCCGAGACCATGCCTGCTGCAACTGAGCTTTTCAG GACCCAACTGGTATCATTTCTTTATGAGAGAGGATGGCGCCAAAATTTCATATGGGGTGGTTTCCCAGGCTTAGAGAAAGAG TTTGAGATGGCTAAAGATTATTTGAAGCCAACAAGTGGAGGGATTATAATTGATGCAAGCTGTGGGAGTGGGTTATTTTCAAGATTATTTGTTAAAAGCGAACTATATTGCCTTGTTGTGGCACTAGATTTCTCAGAGAATATGTTGAAGCAATGCAAGGAATTCATCAAGCAGGAAAACATTTCAGATGA GCGATTAGCATTGGTGAGAGCTGATATATCCAGACTCCCTTTTGTGAGTGGCTCAATTGATGCTCTGCATGCAGGTGCTGCAATTCATTGTTGGCCATCCCCAGCTTGTGCT GTTGCAGAAATCAGTCGAGTCCTTCGCCCTGGGGGTATTTTTGTCGGTTCTACTTTCATAGCAGATGTTCTTCCACCAGTTATCCCATTACTGAGGATTGGACGCCCG TACATTGATCAAATCACGGGCAATAATACCTTCTTATCAGAGCTGGAGCTTGAAGATCTTTGTAGAGCATGTGGGCTGGTTAATTTTACATTTGTCAGAAATGGATTCTATATAATGTTCTCTGCTACTAAAGCAAGCTAG
- the LOC109778743 gene encoding uncharacterized methyltransferase At1g78140, chloroplastic isoform X2 → MAAIRSAAISAAAVVAPRGFGRRRCLVACLAAPARGALGVTASASASASGKMLPRSALHASASPASSTGAPDSDEAAAESLVEAELSKLACPICYYPLVSSIDHQSAPSKSDSSLECSTCKKLYSKDDYWDLTVAVGSTEYSETMPAATELFRTQLVSFLYERGWRQNFIWGGFPGLEKEFEMAKDYLKPTSGGIIIDASCGSGLFSRLFVKSELYCLVVALDFSENMLKQCKEFIKQENISDERLALVRADISRLPFVSGSIDALHAGAAIHCWPSPACAVRVLLDSKIYFCKILFLLKCLLIFKEVDLLLCLSCSLIIYFL, encoded by the exons ATGGCGGCAATCCGCAGCGCGGCCATCTCCGCTGCCGCAGTCGTTGCGCCGCGCGGCTTTGGCAGGCGCCGTTGTCTTGTCGCCTGCCTCGCGGCGCCTGCACGAGGCGCATTAGGAGTcaccgcctccgcctccgcctccgcctccgggAAGATGCTCCCGCGCTCTGCCCTGCATGCCAGCGCCTCCCCCGCCTCCAGCACCGGGGCGCCCGACTCCGACGAGGCCGCTGCG GAATCTTTGGTGGAAGCGGAGCTGAGCAAACTCGCCTGCCCAATCTGCTATTACCCGCTCGTAAGCTCGATAGATCATCAGTCAGC GCCATCCAAATCCGATTCTAGCCTTGAATGTTCTACTTGCAAGAAATTGTACTCTAAGGATGATTACTGGGATCTGACTGTGGCAGTTGGTTCTACTGAGTACTCCGAGACCATGCCTGCTGCAACTGAGCTTTTCAG GACCCAACTGGTATCATTTCTTTATGAGAGAGGATGGCGCCAAAATTTCATATGGGGTGGTTTCCCAGGCTTAGAGAAAGAG TTTGAGATGGCTAAAGATTATTTGAAGCCAACAAGTGGAGGGATTATAATTGATGCAAGCTGTGGGAGTGGGTTATTTTCAAGATTATTTGTTAAAAGCGAACTATATTGCCTTGTTGTGGCACTAGATTTCTCAGAGAATATGTTGAAGCAATGCAAGGAATTCATCAAGCAGGAAAACATTTCAGATGA GCGATTAGCATTGGTGAGAGCTGATATATCCAGACTCCCTTTTGTGAGTGGCTCAATTGATGCTCTGCATGCAGGTGCTGCAATTCATTGTTGGCCATCCCCAGCTTGTGCTGTAAGGGTCCTACTGGATAGTAAAATTTATTTCTGTAAAATACTATTCCTCCTTAAGTGTCTCTTAATATTCAAAGAAGTTGACCTGCTTTTGTGCCTCAGTTGTTCCTTGATTATATATTTTTTATAG